Genomic window (Streptosporangium brasiliense):
CTTGCCGCGTCCGATCTCCACCTGAGTCATATGTCTGTCTTTCCCATTCCATGCGTGTACGGCTCACGCCGAGCGGCGCAAGCCGTACAGGGCCGTTGTGGCCCGCCTGCTCGCCGGACCTGGCGCGGGCACCTCGACGTCCGTCCTCGGCGTCCGCGACAGGACTCTACCGACGGTGGTAGTTCGGAGCCTCGACCGTCATCTGGATGTCGTGCGGGTGGCTCTCCTTCAGGCCCGCGGCGGTGATCGGCATCAGCTCGCACCGGGTGTGCATCTCCTCGACCGTGCGGCACCCGGCGTACCACATGCCCTGGCGCAGACCGCCGACGAGCTGGTGGGCGACCGCCGCGACCGGACCGCGGTAGGGGACCTGGCCCTCGATGCCCTCGGGGATGAACTTGTCCTCGCCGCCGACGTCGGCCTGGGCGTAGCGGTCCTTGCTGAAGGAGGCGCCACCGCGCTCGCGGTTGCGGACCGCGCCGAGCGAGCCCATCCCCCGGTAGGACTTGAACTGCTTGCCGTTGATGAAGATCAGCTCACCCGGCGACTCCTCGCATCCCGCGAGGAGCGAGCCCAGCATCACCGCGTCGGCGCCGGCGGCGATGGCCTTGACGATGTCGCCGGAGTATTGGAGGCCGCCGTCGCCGATCACCGGCACCCCGGCCGGGCCGGCGGCCAGCGAGGCCTCGTGGATGGCCGTCACCTGCGGGGCGCCGACGCCGGCGACCACGCGGGTGGTGCAGATGGAGCCCGGGCCGACGCCGACCTTGATCGCGTCCGCCCCCGCGTCGATCAGCATCTGGGCGCCCGCGCGCGTGGCGATGTTGCCGCCGATCACCTCGACCCGGCTGTTGGCCTTGATCGTGGAGATCATGTCGGCGAGCCCCTTGGAGTGGCCGTGGGCGACGTCCACGATGATCACGTCGACGCCGGCCTCGACCAGCGCCATCGCCCGCTTCTCGGCGTCGCCCCCGACGCCGATGGCCGCCCCCACGACGAGCCGGCCATCGGCGTCCTTGGTGGCGAGGGGGTACTGCTCGCTCTTGGTGAAGTCCTTGACGGTGATGAGCCCGCGGAGCCGCCCGTCGGCGTCGACCAGCGGGAGCTTCTCGATCTTGTTCTTTCTGAGCAGCTCGAACGCGCCGTCCCTGGACACCCCGACCGGCGCGGTGACCAGCGGCATCGGGGTCATGACCTCGCGCACGGGACGGCGCTGGTCGGTCTCGAAGCGCATGTCGCGGTTGGTGACGATGCCGACGAGCACACCGGTCGGGTCGGTCACCGGGACACCGGAGATCCGGTAGGTGGCGCACAGGCGCTCGACGTCGGCGAGGGTGTCGTCCGGCGAGCAGGTGACCGGGTTGGTGACCATCCCGGCCTCGGAGCGCTTGACGAGATCGGCCTGCTGGGCCTGGTCCTCGATGGAGAGGTTGCGGTGCAGGATGCCGATGCCGCCCTGGCGGGCCATCGCCACCGCCATGCGGGCCTCGGTGACGGTGTCCATCGCCGCCGACACCAGCGGGATGCGCAGGGTGATCCCGCGAGACAGCCGCGTGCTGGTATCCGCCTCCCCCGGCTGCAGATCCGAATAAGCGGGCACCAGGAGCACGTCGTCGAACGTGAGTCCTGGCTCGGTGAACCTGGCCATCTGCAACCCTCCTACCACGGCGCTCTCATAAGCGGGGAAAGGCGCCGGCCCCCTGGTCATAGTTTAGAGTCTGGCTCCAAACCAGGGGGACATCGGGGATAAACGAGGGACCGAGCGGTCGGTGACCCGCCCGGTCCCCCGGTCACCGGCACCGCCACAAGGCGCCTGCGTGCCGCCGGACCCCCCTCCGCGTCCGGGCGGCGGCGCTCGTGACCGGTGCCGACGCTCTGTCAAGGGTGCGTCACCGCCTGTCCACCCGCAATGGGCAAACGTGCAATTGCACGAAGTTGCACCGCGGTGGCGCGCCGCGGACGTGACGCGCCGGCGGGCGGATCCGCGGGCCGGGCGCGGAGCCCGGCGCCGGGCCGGGTCAGGCCCCGCGCACGTCGCGCCGGCGGGCCGATCCGCGGGCCGCGCGCAACGTGACGGCGGGCGGAGCCTCGGGCCGGAGGCGGAGCCCGATGCCGGGCGCGCCAGTCCTGGCAACGTCCGGACAGGGATGATTCGCCGGGTTATTCTCTCGGGATCGTGTCACCTCAGGAGCCCCTCCCCGATGCGCATCGACACATCCGCACCGCCCGATCCGCTCGCGACCCTGGGCCTCACCCCGGGCCAGACCGCGCTGTACAACACGGTGCTGCGTCTGCACCGCGCCACCTGCGCCGCGCTCGCCGACGCCACCGACCGCTCGCCCGAGGCGCTGGAGCGCGAGCTGGCCAGCCTCGTGCGGCTGGGCGTGGTCGACGAGCAGGCCGGGGAGTATCTCGCCAGGCACCCCGCCGCGGCGCTCGGCCACCTGATCGCCGAGCGGCTGGACCGCCTCGCCGCCGAGAGCCGCAGGATCGACACCGTGCTCGGGTCGATCCGCGGCTTCATCCACCAGTACGACGCCGGGCTCGACTACCAGACCGGCCAGTTCGCGGTGGACCTGGTCGGCGGGGCCGACGAGCTCTACGAGAGCGTGATCGGCATGGCGGTCCAGGCGCCGCCGCTGGAGCTGCTGTCGGCCGTCCCCGACACCCGGACGATGAGCGACTTCGCGCACCGCTACGCCGACCAGTGGATCGGGGCCCAGCGCAGCGGCCTGCTCTCCTGCCGGGTCGTCATCCCGGTCCACACGCTGGAGACCGCCGGCCTGCGGGACAAGCTGGACCAGTTCGAGCGGGCCGGGGCCCAGATCCGCACCCTCGACGTGGTGCCGAGCTGGTTCCTGATCGCCGGGACCGACGCCGCGGGCATGCCCGCCCAGTGGGGCGGCGCCCTCGCCGAGAACGCCTACAACTTCCACCTGGTCCGGGCGGCCATCGTGGTGGCCGCGCTGCGCTCGCTCTTCGAGGAGCTGTGGACCCGCGCGGCACCGCTGCCGTGGACGCACCGCGGCGACGGCGTGGCGCGGGTGCTGCGGCTGGCCGCCCAGGGGGTCTCCGACGAGGTGATCGCCCGGCAGCTCGGGATCTCGGTCCGGACGGTGCGGGCCCGGTTCGCCGACGCCATGGCCGAGCTCGGCGCGCAGTCGCGCTTCCAGGCGGGCGTGGAGGCCGCCCGCCGTGGGTGGCTGGTGTAGTTCCGGACCCGGTCGTGGGCGGCTGGCGCGGTTCGGGACCTGGTCGTGGGCGACTGGTGTAGTTCGGCCCCTGTTGGCCGCATCGAGGTCATAAGGTGGGAACGTGCTCGACGATGTCCCTCGCGACCCGTTCGCGGATGACCCCGACGACCCGGCGGCGGCGCTGGGAGAGCCCGACGACCCCGAGCCGCTGACCTCAGCCGAACGCGACGAGGCCATGACCGATCTCGCCGACGTGGAGGTCTTCCGTTCGCTGCTGGAGCCCCAGGGGGTGCTCGGCCTGGTCCTCGACTGCCCGGAGTGCGGCGAGCAGCACTACTTCGACTGGGAGCTGCTGCGCGGCAACCTGCGGCAGATGATCGAGAACGGCCAGCCGCAGGTGCACGAGCCCGCCTACCAGCCCGACCCCACCGACTACGTCACCTGGGAGTACGCCCGGGGTTACGTGGACGGGGTGATCGACACCGAGGAACAGCGCTGATCGACGTCGTCGATCAGCGCGGCCAGCAGGTTGACGGCGACATCGGAGGTGGGGACGGCCTCCCTCCGGGAGAGCGCCTCCAGGACCGCGTCGGTCTCGGCCACGGCCGGATCCTCCTCCGGCCCGTATCTGCGGGCCGGACGCCGCGGATGGACCGCCGTCATGGCCCCGCCCGCCCGCCGGCGCCGCGGGCCGCGCCCGGCGCCGCGCACCGCCGGACCACGCTCGGCTGCTCGGCGGTCAAGCCGTCGACTCCAGCTCCAGCTCCGCCATCGCCCGCAGCCGGGCCAGCGCCCGATGCTGGGCGACCCGGACCGCACCTGGTGACATGCCGAGTACATTACCCGTCTCCTCCGCCGAGAGGCCCGACACCACCCGGAGCATGAGCAGCTGGCGCTGGTTGTCGGGGAGCCTGGACAGCAGCCTGCGGGCGTGCTCGGCCTCGATGTAGCGGACCACGGTCTCCTCCGGCCCCGGGCCCTCGTCGGGCCCGTCCGGGAGGTCCTGGGTGGGCACGGCGGAGCGCACGGAGCTGCGCAGCGCGTCGGCCACCTTGTGGGAGGCGATGCCGAAGACGAAGGACGCGAACGGGCGTCCCATGTCCCGGTAGCGGGGCAGCGCGGACAGCACCGCGATGCATACTTCCTGGGCCACGTCGTCTGCGATGTGATACTGACCGGAGACCCGGCCGAGACGAGCACGGCAATAACGGACGACCATTGGCCGTAACTGCGCGATCAGGGTTTCGATCGCGGTGCGATCACCCTGAACGGCGAGGCTCGTCAGATCCTTGAGATCATCCCTGTGGGCGACCCCGTCAGATCTCGTCGCAAGCCTTACCCCACTTTTGGCGTCGGCGACGCATCCCTCGGTCACGTTAGGCATGATGCCCGCCCCGATCGGGCCTGTCGTCATGGCGAACGGCTACGGATTGGTCACATTGAGGCGGAGATAACGGGGCGTAATCGAATGGCGACAGCAATGACCTTGGTATGCGCAAATATTTCATTGGATAGCCGAATATGTCGGCTATTTGTTAGAAGGATGTTTGGCCTTCCGCGCGGCCGGCGATGACGCTTTGGGGTCCCTTTCGGTTTACCGGAAAACCGAACGGCCCGCACCCCCCGAGGGGACGCGGGCCGTACCGGATCCGGTGGAGATCAGTGGCCGTGGCCGTGACCGTGGCCGTGGCCGCCGGCGGCGGCCGGGGCCTCCTCCTCGGGCTTGTCCACCACGAGGGCCTCGGTCGTCAGCAGCATGCCGGCGATGGAGGCGGCGTTCTGGACGGCCGAGCGGGTGACCTTGACCGGGTCGATGACGCCCTGGCTGATCAGGTCACCGTACTCGCCGGTGGCGGCGTTGAGGCCCTCGCCCACGGAGAGCTCGGCGACCTTGGTGGTCACCACGTAGCCCTCAAGGCCGGCGTTCTCGGCGATCCAGCGGGCCGGCTCGATGAGCGCCTTGCGGACCACGGCGACGCCGGTCGCCTCGTCGCCGGACAGACCGAGGTCGTCCAGGACCTTGGAGACGTGGATGAGCGCGGAGCCACCGCCGGAGACGATGCCCTCCTCGATCGCCGCGCGGGTGGCGGAGATCGCGTCCTCCAGGCGGTGCTTCTTCTCCTTGAGCTCCACCTCGGTGGCCGCGCCGACCTTCAGCACGCAGACACCGCCGGAGAGCTTGGCCAGGCGCTCCTGGAGCTTCTCGCGGTCCCAGTCGGAGTCGGACTGCTCGATGGCGAGCTTGATCTCCTTGACCCGGTCGGAGATCGCCTGCTGGTCGCCGGCACCGTCGACGACGGTGGTGGCGTCCTTGGTGATCACGACGCGGCGGGCGGTGCCGAGCACCTCAAGGCCGACGTGCTCCAGCTTGAGGCCGACCTCCTCGCTGACGACCTCGCCGCCGGTGAGGATCGCGATGTCCTGCAGCATGGCCTTGCGGCGGTCGCCGAAGCCGGGGGCCTTGACCGCGACGGAGGTGAAGGTGCCGCGGATCTTGTTGGTGACCAGGACGGCCAGGGCCTCGCCCTCGACGTCCTCGGCGATGACGAGCAGCGCCTTCTTGGTCTGGGCGATCTTCTCCAGCAGCGGCAGGAAGTCGGCGACGGAGGAGACCTTGCCCTGGGTGATCAGGATGTAGGGGTCCTCCAGGACCGCCTCCATGCGCTCCTGGTCGGTCACCATGTAGGGCGACAGGTAGCCCTTGTCGAACTGGAGTCCCTCGGTGAACTCCAGCTCCAGGCCCATGGTGTTGGACTCCTCGACGGTGATGACACCGTCCTTGCCCACCTTGTCGAACGCCTCGGCGATCAGCTCGCCGATCTTGGCGTCCTGCGCGGAGATCGTCGCGACGTGCGCGATCTCCTTCTTGTCCTCGACCGGGCGGGCCGACTCGATCAGCTTGTCGCTGACGGCCCTGGCGGCCAGGTCGATGCCGCGCTTGAGCGACAGCGGCTGGGCACCGGCGGCGACGTTGCGCAGACCCTCGCGGACCATCGCCTGGGCGAGGACGGTGGCGGTGGTCGTGCCGTCACCGGCGATGTCGTTGGTCTTGGTGGCGACTTCCTTGGCGAGCTGGGCGCCGAGGTTCTCGTACGGAGCCTCCAGCTCGACCTCGCGGGCGATGGTGACACCGTCGTTGGTGATGGTCGGCGCACCGAACTTCTTGTCGATGACGACGTTGCGGCCGCGCGGGCCGAGCGTGACCTTGACGGCGTCCGCGAGGGCGTTCACGCCACGCTCAAGAGCGCGGCGGGCGTCCTCCTCGAACGACAGGATCTTCGGCATGACAGTCCTCTCTAAAAGCACGTCGGCGCATCAAAGCCCCGGGCGCTCGCGCGGCCCGGGGCTCGATACGTCATCTTTATGAAGCGTGGATTACTTCTCGATGATGGCGAGCACGTCGCGGGCGGAGAGCACCAGGTACTCCTCGCCGCCGTACTTCACCTCGGTGCCGCCGTACTTGCTGTAGAGGACGATGTCGCCCTCCTTGACGTCGAGCGGGATACGCTTGTCCCCGTCCTCGTCCCAGTTGCCGGGGCCCACCGCGAGGACCTTGCCCTCCTGCGGCTTCTCCTTGGCGGTGTCCGGGATCACGAGGCCGGAAGCGGTGGTCTGCTCGGCCTCAAGCGGCTGGACCACGATGCGGTCGCCGAGCGGCTTAACGGGAACCTTGGTGGCGGTCGTCACGTCGGACCTCCCCTTCAGATTTGGATGATCTAGAAGAGGCGACCAGCGGTCTGCCGTCGCGGGTGTCAGACCTGCCTCGTCGCATATTTATTGGCACTCTCAAGGGGAGAGTGCCAATACGGAACAGTATGCAAGGAGGGCTTGACAGTCAACACGAACCGCCCTTGTGCGCTTCCCGCGAACGTCGGCCCCCCGGCGTCGAGGGGTTCCGGCCCGCGCGGACCGGGCCGCCGGACCGGACCGGACCGGGCCGGACCGGACCGGGCCGGACCGAGCCGCCGGGCCCGAGCCGCCGGGCCCGAGCCGCCGGACGAGGCGGAGGGCGGCACCTCGGCCAGGCGGTAACGTCGGACGGCGTGGACCTTGACGCATTCCGGGAGCTGCTGACGCCGCGCGGCCAGGAGGCCCTGGGGGCGGCGGCCGAGATCGCGGGCGACGACCCGGTGGCGGCGGTGACGCGGCTCCGGAAGACCTACGACGCCGATCTGACCTCGGCGGCGCTCACGCAGGCCACGCTCAGGCGGCGGGCCAGGGAGAAGTTCGGCGACGACGCCGATCTCATGTATTTCACCCCGGGCGGTCTGGAGCAGTCCACCCGCCGCGAGGTCGCCGACCACCGGGCCCGCCGCATCGCCCCGGGCTCCCGGGTCGCCGACGTCTGCTGCGGCATCGGCGGGGACCTCCTCGCGCTGGCCAGGGCCGGATGCGTGGTGGAGGCCGTCGACGCCGACCCGCTCACGGCCGCGGTCGCCCGGGCCAACGCCGACGCCCTCGGGTTCGGGGACCGGGTCTCGGTCCGCGCGGCCGACGCGGCCACGATCGACCCGGCCGCCTTCGACGTCCTGTTCGCCGACCCCGCCCGCCGTACCGCGCGGGGCCGGACCTTCGACCCGATGGCCTACTCGCCACCCTGGCCCGACGTGCTGACGATGGTGGCGCGGGCCGAGGCGGCCTGCCTGAAGGTCGCCCCCGGCATCCCCTACGAGTTCATCCCCGCCGGGGCCGAGGCCGAGTGGGTCTCCTACAAGGGCGACGTCAAGGAGGCCGTGATCTGGTGCGGCGGGCTGGCCGGCGGCGCGGGGCGCAGGGCCACGATCCTGCCGGCGGGCGCGACGGTGACGTCCGACCCGGCGCTCGGCCCGGCCGGGCACGGTCCCGTGGGCCGCTACGTGTACGAACCGGACGGCGCGGCCATCCGGGCCCACCTCGTCGCGGAGATCGCCGCGATGGTCGGCGGCCACCTGCTCGACCCGCACATCGCCTACATCACCGGGGACGCCGCCGTGGAGACGCCGTGGGCGTCACGGTACGAGGTCCACGAGATGCTGCCGTTCTCGCTCAAACGGCTGCGGGCGGCGCTCCGCGAGCGCGGGGTCGGCAATGCGACGATCAAAAAGCGCGGTTCCGCGGTCGATGTCGAACGCCTGCGGAAAGACCTGCGACTATCCGGTGACCGCTCGGCGGTCGTCATTCTCACCCGGATTGTCGAAAGGCCGTTCGCCCTCATCTGCACCCCTTCTTGACCTGCCGAAACGGCAAATTCCGACATTCCATTGGCAATCACGATCTTTTAAATTCCGCTCCGAAAAACCTTGATCCAGAGGCTAGGGTTGCCAGGCGGGAGTTCTTCCCCCGCCTGCGGTTCGACCGCGTTCGCCAGCAAAAAGGACCAACCCCGCCGCGCGGCTCACCGTCGGCGGGTGAAGGAGCTCTCGGTGGATCACTCCGACCACACCCTGCTCCAGGCAGGCAGTCAGACCGCCATCTCCGACCGGATGCGCGAGCTCCTCGCCCGGGCCGCCCAGGACCACGTGTACGAACAGCGCACCCAGGGCGCCGTGCTGGATGAGATCCGCCAGCGCCTGGAGGGCATGGAGTGGCTGCTGCGGGAGGTCAGGGAGCGCGAGCTCGGCGGGCTGGGCGGGACGCTGGAATCCGTCCACGGCCGCCTGGACGACATCGCCGTCCGCCCGCCGGCGTGGGCCGAGGGTCTGGCCCAGCACGTCGAGGCGGTCCGCGACCACGTGGACGCCGTGGGCGAGCGCGTCGGCTCCCTCGGCCAGGGGGTCGAGACCGTCCGCGACCAGGTCACGCCCATCGGCGAGCTGCCGAGCCTCTGGGCCGACGTCGGCACCGTCGGCGAGAGCGTGGACGAGGCGCTCGTCCGCCTCCAGTCGATCGCCGACGGCACCCAGGGCGTCGGCGACCTGGTGGGCGACCTCGCCGAGCGCCTGGGCCGGCTCCAGGCCGGCATGGAGGCCGCGGCCGGCCGCTTCACCCGCCTGGACAGGTCGCTGGCCGAGCTCACCCAGCGCGCCGATCGCCTGGAGTCGGGGCTGCTCGACCTGTCCGCGAGCGTGCGGGAGAGCGTCGGCGAGGCGGCCGGGCGCCTGCTGGCCGCGGTCGAGCAGGTCAACGGCCGGGTCGAGCTGCTCACGGCCCGCACCGACGGCCGCTTCGACGCCCTCGACGAGCGGCTCGACGACGTCGAGGGCCGCGTCACCGGCCGGGTCGACGCCGTCGGCTCCCGCCTGTGCACGCTGGAGGGCCACGCGGAGAAGCTCGGGCTCCGGCTGGAGGGCGTCGACGACCACGTCGAGGCCGTCGGCCGGCGCGTCGACGGGCTGCCCGCCGTCCTGAACGTCGGCGAGCTCATCGACGCCCAGACCGCCGATCACGCCGGCCGGCTGGCCTCCCTGGACGAGCGCGTCGTCCAGACCCAGGCCGCTCTCCTCCCCCTGGCCGACATGCTCCGCGCCCAGCCCGACCGCGAGCAGCTGGCCGAGGCCCTCGGCGAGGCCGTGGAGCCGGCCCGGACCGACCTCACCCGCCACCTGAGCGCCCTTGAGGAGACCATGCTGGCCCTCGCCGAGGCGCTGCTGCGCCCCACCCGCAACGACAAGGACTGACCCCCTACGGCGGCGCCCCGCCGCGGACTCCGCCGGCGGACACGCGCGGGCGGATCCGCGAGGTCACACGTGGACTGTGGTGATCGGCAGTGAGGAGTCGGCGGGGATGTCCAGCGGGGACGGGGTGATGCCGGCCGCCACCAGGTCGGAGCCGAGCGCGGCCACCATGGCCCCGTTGTCGGTGCACAGCCCCGGGCGCGGGACGCGCAGCCGTACGCCGGCCGCCTCGCAGCGCTCCCGGGCGAGGGCGCGCAGCCGGGAGTTGGCCGCCACGCCGCCGCCGATCAGCAGGTCCCGGACGCCGTGCTCGCGGCACGCCTGCAGGGCCTTGCGGGTCAGCACGTCGACCACGGCCTCCTGGAACGAGGCCGCCACGTCGGGCACGTGGATCGCCTCGCCGGTCCGCTCCCGCGCCTCCACCCAGCGCGCCACGGCGGTCTTCAGCCCGGAGAAGGAGAAGTCCAGCGTCCCGTCGTCGTATTTGCCGCGGGGGAAGGCGATGGCAGTGCCGGAGCCGTCCTGGGCCGCGCGGTCGATGTAGGGGCCGCCGGGGAAGGGCAGGCCGAGCACCCGGGCCACCTTGTCGAACGCCTCGCCCGCGGCGTCGTCGACCGTGGACCCCAGCGAGATGACGTCCTTGGCGACGTCGGGCACCAGCAGCAGGGAGGAGTGGCCTCCCGAGACCAGCATGGCGATGCACGGCTTGGGCAGGGCGCCGTGTTCGAGCTGGTCCACGGCCACGTGGGCGGCCAGGTGGTTGACGCCGTACAGCGGCAGGCCCAGGCCGAGCGCGTAGGCCTTGGCGGCGGCGACGCCGACGAGCAGCGCGCCGGCCAGGCCGGGCCCGGCGGTCACCGCGATCGCGTCGATGTCGGTGAAGCGCAGGCCGGCCTGCTCCAGGGCCCGCTCGACGGTCGGGGTCATCGCCTCCAGGTGCGCCCGGGAGGCCACCTCCGGCACCACGCCGCCGAA
Coding sequences:
- the guaB gene encoding IMP dehydrogenase encodes the protein MARFTEPGLTFDDVLLVPAYSDLQPGEADTSTRLSRGITLRIPLVSAAMDTVTEARMAVAMARQGGIGILHRNLSIEDQAQQADLVKRSEAGMVTNPVTCSPDDTLADVERLCATYRISGVPVTDPTGVLVGIVTNRDMRFETDQRRPVREVMTPMPLVTAPVGVSRDGAFELLRKNKIEKLPLVDADGRLRGLITVKDFTKSEQYPLATKDADGRLVVGAAIGVGGDAEKRAMALVEAGVDVIIVDVAHGHSKGLADMISTIKANSRVEVIGGNIATRAGAQMLIDAGADAIKVGVGPGSICTTRVVAGVGAPQVTAIHEASLAAGPAGVPVIGDGGLQYSGDIVKAIAAGADAVMLGSLLAGCEESPGELIFINGKQFKSYRGMGSLGAVRNRERGGASFSKDRYAQADVGGEDKFIPEGIEGQVPYRGPVAAVAHQLVGGLRQGMWYAGCRTVEEMHTRCELMPITAAGLKESHPHDIQMTVEAPNYHRR
- a CDS encoding helix-turn-helix transcriptional regulator → MRIDTSAPPDPLATLGLTPGQTALYNTVLRLHRATCAALADATDRSPEALERELASLVRLGVVDEQAGEYLARHPAAALGHLIAERLDRLAAESRRIDTVLGSIRGFIHQYDAGLDYQTGQFAVDLVGGADELYESVIGMAVQAPPLELLSAVPDTRTMSDFAHRYADQWIGAQRSGLLSCRVVIPVHTLETAGLRDKLDQFERAGAQIRTLDVVPSWFLIAGTDAAGMPAQWGGALAENAYNFHLVRAAIVVAALRSLFEELWTRAAPLPWTHRGDGVARVLRLAAQGVSDEVIARQLGISVRTVRARFADAMAELGAQSRFQAGVEAARRGWLV
- a CDS encoding DUF5319 family protein, encoding MLDDVPRDPFADDPDDPAAALGEPDDPEPLTSAERDEAMTDLADVEVFRSLLEPQGVLGLVLDCPECGEQHYFDWELLRGNLRQMIENGQPQVHEPAYQPDPTDYVTWEYARGYVDGVIDTEEQR
- a CDS encoding sigma-70 family RNA polymerase sigma factor, whose protein sequence is MPNVTEGCVADAKSGVRLATRSDGVAHRDDLKDLTSLAVQGDRTAIETLIAQLRPMVVRYCRARLGRVSGQYHIADDVAQEVCIAVLSALPRYRDMGRPFASFVFGIASHKVADALRSSVRSAVPTQDLPDGPDEGPGPEETVVRYIEAEHARRLLSRLPDNQRQLLMLRVVSGLSAEETGNVLGMSPGAVRVAQHRALARLRAMAELELESTA
- the groL gene encoding chaperonin GroEL (60 kDa chaperone family; promotes refolding of misfolded polypeptides especially under stressful conditions; forms two stacked rings of heptamers to form a barrel-shaped 14mer; ends can be capped by GroES; misfolded proteins enter the barrel where they are refolded when GroES binds), yielding MPKILSFEEDARRALERGVNALADAVKVTLGPRGRNVVIDKKFGAPTITNDGVTIAREVELEAPYENLGAQLAKEVATKTNDIAGDGTTTATVLAQAMVREGLRNVAAGAQPLSLKRGIDLAARAVSDKLIESARPVEDKKEIAHVATISAQDAKIGELIAEAFDKVGKDGVITVEESNTMGLELEFTEGLQFDKGYLSPYMVTDQERMEAVLEDPYILITQGKVSSVADFLPLLEKIAQTKKALLVIAEDVEGEALAVLVTNKIRGTFTSVAVKAPGFGDRRKAMLQDIAILTGGEVVSEEVGLKLEHVGLEVLGTARRVVITKDATTVVDGAGDQQAISDRVKEIKLAIEQSDSDWDREKLQERLAKLSGGVCVLKVGAATEVELKEKKHRLEDAISATRAAIEEGIVSGGGSALIHVSKVLDDLGLSGDEATGVAVVRKALIEPARWIAENAGLEGYVVTTKVAELSVGEGLNAATGEYGDLISQGVIDPVKVTRSAVQNAASIAGMLLTTEALVVDKPEEEAPAAAGGHGHGHGHGH
- the groES gene encoding co-chaperone GroES — protein: MTTATKVPVKPLGDRIVVQPLEAEQTTASGLVIPDTAKEKPQEGKVLAVGPGNWDEDGDKRIPLDVKEGDIVLYSKYGGTEVKYGGEEYLVLSARDVLAIIEK
- a CDS encoding class I SAM-dependent methyltransferase; translation: MDLDAFRELLTPRGQEALGAAAEIAGDDPVAAVTRLRKTYDADLTSAALTQATLRRRAREKFGDDADLMYFTPGGLEQSTRREVADHRARRIAPGSRVADVCCGIGGDLLALARAGCVVEAVDADPLTAAVARANADALGFGDRVSVRAADAATIDPAAFDVLFADPARRTARGRTFDPMAYSPPWPDVLTMVARAEAACLKVAPGIPYEFIPAGAEAEWVSYKGDVKEAVIWCGGLAGGAGRRATILPAGATVTSDPALGPAGHGPVGRYVYEPDGAAIRAHLVAEIAAMVGGHLLDPHIAYITGDAAVETPWASRYEVHEMLPFSLKRLRAALRERGVGNATIKKRGSAVDVERLRKDLRLSGDRSAVVILTRIVERPFALICTPS
- the tsaD gene encoding tRNA (adenosine(37)-N6)-threonylcarbamoyltransferase complex transferase subunit TsaD, with product MRDEPLVLGIETSCDETGVGIVRGHTLLANAIASSVEQHARFGGVVPEVASRAHLEAMTPTVERALEQAGLRFTDIDAIAVTAGPGLAGALLVGVAAAKAYALGLGLPLYGVNHLAAHVAVDQLEHGALPKPCIAMLVSGGHSSLLLVPDVAKDVISLGSTVDDAAGEAFDKVARVLGLPFPGGPYIDRAAQDGSGTAIAFPRGKYDDGTLDFSFSGLKTAVARWVEARERTGEAIHVPDVAASFQEAVVDVLTRKALQACREHGVRDLLIGGGVAANSRLRALARERCEAAGVRLRVPRPGLCTDNGAMVAALGSDLVAAGITPSPLDIPADSSLPITTVHV